From the genome of bacterium, one region includes:
- a CDS encoding DNA polymerase III subunit alpha — protein MSADFVHLHNHSEYSLLDGACKVGDLVRRAVELQMPAIALTDHGALHGVVDFYSACKSNGIQPIIGCETYICKDRFNKSGGQRSRDGEYASHLLLLAKNEAGYKNLVKLSSRGYTEGFYYRPRIDHGLLAGHCDGLIATSGCMSSEIPTLLMSGDETGAWERAMWYKELFGTDFYVEIQRHDLPDEPQLNKQLLKLAKRLDAKVICTNDTHYLERSHHEAHDCLLCIGTGKFVSDAERMKFDTQEFYLKTPAEMAALFSDVPEALLNTREVAEKCAIALDFNTRHLPHFPLPEGETTETEYLTNLARAGLTRRYREVTPELLERLDYELRVIDQMGFSGYFLIVSDFVRYARSIDVAVGPGRGSAAGSLVCYALGITSLDPMRFGLYFERFLNPERISMPDIDIDFHDEGRARVIEYVREKYGAESVAQIITFGRLKARAVVRDVGRVLSMPYADVDKLAKRIPEGPTANLTTATENNPELTTMLAEREDYRRVFNVGATLEGLCRHASTHAAGVVITPGPLTDYVPLFRQSDGSVTTQFDMNIVDKIGLLKMDFLGLRTLNVIDLCTRMLADRGITLELDTLHESNDDKTYDLLGRGDTVGVFQLESGGMREWLTKLKPNCIDDIVAMVALYRPGPMNMIGDFIERKHGRTPVAYLHPKLKPILDQTYGVIVYQEQVLRIARDIAGFTLGRADILRKAMGKKKKEEMEKVRADFIAGCLSHSGLSQKLAEEIYELVRKFSEYGFVKAHAACYAVLAYQTAYLKANYPAEFVASNIASYHGDTKRMPKVISDARKCGVSVRPPDVNQSVANFSVSGDAVRCGLENIKNIGHSPVESILNARAKGGPFTSFFDMAARVDSRVVNRKVIESLIGAGALDSLPGNRGRFFASIESFLSYSAEKERERDFGQSSLFGGVASATSLEPQLPEVMDQSFDEKIAREKELLGFYATGHPLDMERDVIASITTAALGDTAELADQDSVRLGGVVTDIRRQVTRKGKPMATVIFEDYTGSAEILVFSDVLENYLPILQKDARLIIVARVTRREDEEPKFIAEEIYSIEEAKARFIKRLLLHLAPRPDLETTLNALEDLFASHSGDVEILFKVEQNGQNRFIRSRRYRLKTSLAVINQMRKVIGEQNVECLWQ, from the coding sequence ATGAGCGCCGATTTCGTTCATCTGCACAACCACTCGGAGTACAGCCTCCTCGACGGCGCCTGTAAGGTCGGCGACCTCGTGCGCCGTGCCGTCGAATTGCAGATGCCCGCAATCGCTCTCACCGATCACGGCGCTCTGCACGGCGTCGTGGATTTCTACTCAGCCTGTAAATCAAACGGTATTCAGCCCATCATCGGCTGCGAAACTTACATCTGCAAGGATCGCTTCAACAAATCCGGCGGTCAACGCAGCCGCGACGGCGAGTACGCCAGCCATCTCCTGCTGCTGGCCAAGAACGAAGCGGGCTACAAAAACCTCGTCAAACTCTCGTCGCGCGGCTATACCGAGGGCTTCTACTACCGGCCGCGCATTGACCACGGACTCCTGGCCGGCCACTGCGACGGACTGATCGCCACCAGCGGCTGCATGTCATCGGAAATTCCCACGCTGCTAATGTCCGGTGACGAAACCGGCGCATGGGAACGAGCGATGTGGTACAAAGAGCTCTTCGGCACGGACTTCTATGTCGAAATCCAGCGCCATGACCTGCCCGACGAACCGCAGCTCAATAAGCAGCTCCTCAAGCTCGCCAAACGGCTTGATGCGAAAGTCATCTGCACGAACGATACGCACTACCTCGAGCGCAGCCATCACGAAGCGCATGACTGTCTTCTGTGCATCGGAACCGGCAAGTTCGTGTCAGACGCCGAGCGCATGAAGTTCGATACGCAGGAGTTCTATCTCAAGACTCCCGCCGAAATGGCCGCGCTCTTCAGCGATGTGCCCGAGGCGCTGCTCAACACGCGCGAAGTCGCCGAAAAGTGCGCCATTGCTCTGGACTTCAACACCCGCCATCTCCCGCACTTCCCGCTGCCGGAGGGTGAGACCACCGAAACAGAGTACCTCACGAATCTCGCGCGCGCCGGATTGACGCGGCGCTATCGCGAAGTTACTCCCGAATTGCTCGAACGCCTCGACTACGAGCTTCGCGTTATTGACCAGATGGGCTTCTCGGGCTACTTCCTCATTGTCTCTGACTTCGTGCGCTATGCGCGCTCGATCGACGTCGCGGTCGGACCGGGTCGCGGTTCCGCCGCCGGTTCGCTTGTCTGCTATGCACTCGGTATCACCAGCCTCGACCCGATGCGCTTCGGCCTTTACTTCGAGCGCTTCCTCAATCCCGAGCGCATCTCGATGCCCGATATTGATATTGACTTCCATGACGAAGGCCGCGCCCGCGTGATTGAATATGTGCGCGAAAAATATGGCGCTGAATCCGTCGCGCAGATCATCACCTTCGGCCGCCTGAAAGCGCGTGCCGTCGTCCGTGATGTGGGCCGCGTCTTGAGCATGCCCTATGCCGACGTGGATAAGCTCGCCAAACGCATTCCCGAGGGTCCAACCGCCAACCTAACGACGGCCACCGAGAACAATCCCGAGCTGACCACGATGCTCGCCGAGCGCGAAGATTACCGGCGCGTCTTCAATGTCGGTGCCACGCTGGAAGGGCTTTGCCGTCATGCCTCCACGCATGCCGCCGGCGTCGTCATTACCCCCGGACCGCTCACCGATTACGTCCCGCTGTTCCGCCAATCCGACGGCAGTGTCACCACGCAGTTCGATATGAATATCGTGGACAAGATCGGCCTGCTTAAGATGGACTTCCTCGGATTGCGCACGCTCAACGTCATTGACCTGTGCACGCGCATGCTGGCCGACCGCGGCATAACCCTTGAACTCGATACGCTTCATGAATCCAACGACGACAAGACCTATGACCTGCTCGGTCGAGGTGACACTGTCGGCGTCTTCCAGCTTGAATCGGGCGGCATGCGCGAGTGGCTCACCAAGCTGAAGCCCAACTGCATTGACGATATTGTGGCTATGGTCGCGCTCTACCGCCCCGGGCCGATGAATATGATCGGCGACTTCATCGAGCGTAAGCATGGCCGCACGCCCGTCGCATACCTGCATCCGAAACTAAAACCGATCCTCGACCAGACATACGGAGTCATCGTTTATCAGGAACAGGTTCTGCGGATCGCCCGCGATATCGCCGGGTTCACGTTGGGCCGCGCTGACATTCTGCGGAAAGCAATGGGCAAGAAGAAGAAGGAAGAGATGGAGAAGGTCCGCGCCGACTTCATCGCCGGTTGCCTGTCGCATAGCGGACTTTCGCAGAAACTTGCCGAAGAAATATACGAACTGGTGCGCAAATTCTCCGAGTACGGTTTCGTCAAGGCGCATGCCGCCTGCTACGCCGTCCTCGCCTATCAGACTGCCTATCTTAAGGCTAACTATCCCGCGGAATTCGTCGCATCCAATATCGCGTCGTATCATGGTGACACCAAGCGCATGCCGAAAGTCATCAGCGACGCGCGCAAGTGCGGAGTCTCCGTGCGGCCGCCGGATGTGAATCAATCGGTGGCCAACTTCTCCGTGTCCGGCGACGCCGTGCGCTGCGGGCTCGAGAATATCAAGAACATCGGCCACAGTCCCGTCGAGTCTATCTTGAATGCGCGCGCCAAGGGCGGACCGTTCACGAGCTTTTTTGACATGGCCGCCCGCGTGGACTCACGCGTCGTCAATCGCAAAGTCATTGAGAGTCTGATTGGAGCGGGTGCGCTCGACTCGCTGCCCGGCAATCGCGGTCGCTTCTTCGCGTCAATCGAATCGTTCTTGTCTTATTCCGCGGAAAAAGAACGTGAACGCGATTTCGGTCAATCGTCCCTGTTTGGTGGCGTTGCCTCCGCGACTTCGCTCGAACCACAGCTCCCCGAGGTGATGGATCAGTCCTTCGACGAGAAGATTGCCCGCGAAAAAGAGCTGCTCGGCTTCTATGCCACCGGTCATCCGCTCGACATGGAACGAGATGTCATCGCCTCGATTACAACGGCCGCGTTGGGTGACACCGCCGAGCTCGCCGATCAGGACAGCGTGCGGCTGGGCGGAGTGGTTACGGACATTCGCCGTCAGGTCACGCGCAAAGGCAAGCCGATGGCCACCGTCATCTTCGAAGACTACACGGGTTCCGCCGAAATTCTCGTCTTCTCCGATGTGCTCGAAAACTACCTGCCGATTCTGCAGAAAGATGCGCGTCTGATCATCGTCGCGCGCGTCACTCGCCGCGAGGACGAGGAACCCAAGTTTATCGCTGAGGAAATTTACTCTATTGAGGAAGCCAAGGCGCGATTCATCAAGCGCCTGCTCCTGCACCTCGCGCCGCGCCCGGATCTGGAAACCACGCTGAATGCTTTGGAAGATCTCTTTGCTTCCCACAGCGGCGACGTTGAGATTCTCTTCAAAGTCGAACAGAATGGGCAGAACCGCTTTATCCGCTCACGCCGTTATCGTTTGAAGACGTCGCTTGCCGTGATCAACCAGATGCGCAAAGTCATCGGCGAGCAGAACGTAGAGTGCCTATGGCAATGA
- the rimO gene encoding 30S ribosomal protein S12 methylthiotransferase RimO: protein MAMKRHCAADLRPPRVMIQTLGCAKNVVDSETLAGLLKQSGYEYVEREAQADVVVVNTCGFIDDAKVESIQVMLEAVRWKQAKHGRRVFAMGCLTQRDGPEIQAELPELDGIFGIGDWSAMLAALGANPMSMSSSSSVLTMYSGKAGPGSAYLRISDGCSHACAFCAIPQMRGLYRSEPLDKLVDEARLLARTGVKELLIIGQETTSYGVDLYRQRMLAELCRRLSDIEGIEWIRILYAHPPSSPPQLMTELARVPKLAPYIDFPIEHASARMLKLMNRKTSRSKMQESIAAFRDGRADVCVRTTVLVGFPGETDDDFEELYDFMSEVRFERAGVFTYSPQVGTAGALLPDRVEEGVALDRLDRLMKLQKQVCLDRHKQQIGETIPVLIERNVREASWGRGPWDAPDIDARVRVRGTLPPGTLHQVKITGAAAYQLDAVPIESSALSRGESCGNLALPVLSR, encoded by the coding sequence ATGGCAATGAAACGCCATTGCGCCGCCGACCTGCGTCCGCCCCGTGTCATGATCCAAACGCTCGGCTGCGCCAAGAACGTTGTGGATAGCGAGACGCTCGCCGGACTGCTCAAACAAAGCGGCTACGAATACGTCGAACGCGAAGCGCAGGCCGATGTCGTCGTCGTCAATACGTGCGGTTTCATTGACGACGCGAAAGTGGAGTCCATTCAAGTCATGCTCGAAGCCGTGCGCTGGAAACAGGCCAAGCACGGTCGCCGCGTCTTTGCCATGGGTTGCCTGACACAGCGCGACGGACCTGAAATTCAGGCGGAACTGCCCGAGCTCGACGGCATCTTCGGTATTGGAGACTGGAGCGCAATGCTCGCCGCCCTGGGTGCCAATCCCATGAGCATGTCGAGCTCTTCCTCCGTGTTGACGATGTATAGCGGCAAGGCCGGACCGGGTTCCGCCTATTTGCGTATCTCTGACGGCTGCTCACACGCCTGCGCCTTTTGCGCGATTCCGCAAATGCGCGGTCTCTACCGCAGTGAACCGCTCGATAAACTTGTGGACGAAGCCCGCCTGCTCGCCCGGACCGGAGTCAAAGAGCTGCTGATCATCGGTCAAGAGACGACCAGCTACGGCGTGGACCTCTATCGCCAGCGCATGCTCGCCGAACTCTGCCGCCGTCTGTCCGATATCGAAGGCATCGAATGGATTCGCATTCTCTATGCGCACCCGCCGTCATCACCACCGCAATTGATGACCGAACTCGCGCGCGTGCCCAAGCTCGCGCCGTACATTGACTTTCCCATCGAGCACGCGTCGGCGCGCATGCTCAAACTGATGAATCGCAAGACCAGCCGGAGCAAAATGCAGGAGTCTATCGCGGCCTTTCGCGATGGCCGTGCCGATGTCTGCGTCCGCACGACTGTGCTCGTCGGCTTCCCCGGCGAGACTGATGATGATTTTGAAGAGCTCTATGATTTCATGAGCGAAGTCCGATTCGAACGCGCCGGCGTCTTCACCTATTCGCCGCAAGTCGGAACGGCCGGCGCGCTGCTCCCCGATCGCGTCGAAGAGGGTGTCGCGCTCGACCGCCTCGACAGACTCATGAAATTGCAGAAACAAGTCTGTCTTGATCGTCACAAACAGCAAATTGGTGAAACCATTCCGGTGCTGATCGAGCGCAATGTCCGCGAGGCGTCGTGGGGACGCGGCCCGTGGGATGCACCCGATATTGACGCGCGCGTGCGCGTGCGCGGCACGCTCCCGCCCGGCACGCTTCATCAGGTCAAGATCACCGGCGCCGCCGCCTATCAACTGGATGCCGTGCCCATCGAATCGAGTGCCTTATCGCGGGGTGAATCATGCGGAAACTTAGCACTGCCTGTCTTGTCACGCTGA
- a CDS encoding GWxTD domain-containing protein: MRKLSTACLVTLTLLTALAFAQRPRHTDGPEARGFRCSSGQRLSSDPDSALVFVALSVPYDNLTFVRGQSSAFIARFEASFALFDEADNLVAERSLDIDVHTDSFEETNSRTLNAVRTEEFFIKPGEYAVSVTITDRETKSKRRWQGDVSAALMDSLLSVSDLYWLDADSLHDQPLVPRVLENFSNRDEPARVGIDLVSVARDTLTITWTVTGENNQPVATRSERVYPTGTVEHIEYDVVLANLPVQKYKIAFEALGFGRREARTITFTVNIPGVPATITDLGEAIRQVKYIATAEENRRLRSASMVDREQLFREFWKRRDPSPETPRNELMEEYYFRIDYADDKYSTHRAGWETDRGRVFILYGEPTDIERHPFESGSRPYEIWFYHNLNRRFVFVDYTGFGDYTLAGPQWGY, encoded by the coding sequence ATGCGGAAACTTAGCACTGCCTGTCTTGTCACGCTGACGCTGCTGACAGCGTTGGCCTTCGCCCAACGACCGCGCCACACGGATGGCCCGGAGGCCCGCGGCTTTCGCTGCTCCTCCGGTCAGCGCTTGTCGTCCGACCCTGATAGCGCCCTCGTTTTCGTCGCGCTTTCCGTCCCCTACGACAATTTGACCTTCGTCCGCGGACAATCGAGCGCGTTCATCGCCCGCTTCGAAGCGTCGTTCGCGCTCTTTGACGAAGCCGATAACCTCGTCGCCGAACGCAGCCTCGACATTGACGTCCACACCGATTCTTTTGAAGAAACCAACAGCCGCACGCTGAATGCCGTGCGCACCGAAGAGTTCTTCATCAAACCCGGCGAGTACGCCGTCTCCGTCACAATCACCGACCGCGAAACCAAGAGCAAGCGCCGCTGGCAGGGCGACGTCTCCGCCGCGCTGATGGACTCGCTGCTCTCCGTTTCCGACCTGTATTGGCTCGACGCCGACTCGCTGCATGACCAGCCGCTCGTGCCGCGCGTCCTTGAGAACTTCTCCAATCGGGACGAGCCCGCGCGCGTTGGCATTGATCTCGTCAGCGTCGCCCGGGACACCTTAACGATCACGTGGACCGTCACCGGCGAAAACAACCAGCCCGTTGCCACGCGCAGCGAACGCGTCTATCCCACGGGCACGGTCGAACATATCGAATACGATGTCGTCCTGGCCAATCTGCCCGTGCAGAAATACAAAATCGCCTTCGAGGCTCTGGGCTTCGGCCGCCGCGAAGCGCGAACCATCACGTTTACAGTCAATATCCCCGGCGTCCCCGCGACGATAACGGATCTCGGCGAAGCCATTCGTCAAGTGAAGTACATCGCTACTGCCGAAGAAAACCGGCGCCTGCGCTCCGCTTCGATGGTGGACCGCGAACAGCTCTTTCGCGAATTCTGGAAACGCCGCGATCCGTCGCCAGAGACGCCGCGCAACGAACTCATGGAAGAGTACTACTTCCGCATTGACTACGCCGACGACAAGTACTCGACGCATCGCGCCGGCTGGGAAACCGATCGCGGCCGCGTCTTCATACTCTATGGCGAGCCCACCGACATCGAGCGGCATCCCTTTGAATCCGGTTCGCGACCCTACGAAATCTGGTTCTATCACAATTTGAATCGCCGCTTCGTGTTCGTGGACTACACCGGCTTCGGCGACTATACGCTCGCCGGACCGCAGTGGGGGTATTGA
- a CDS encoding LD-carboxypeptidase produces MNALAPGSVFGISAPAGPVKPEKLERAVAHLHDLGYRTKLSPNVLSQDGFLSAHDDIRSRELLALFADPEVHAVWSARGGVGTSRLLAGLDLGVIASSRKPLIGFSDLTALQWALWAKLRAVSFTGPLAVEFDGSLSPATESCAMRVLAGETFNLLDGFSVNPLEFLRGGATEIIAPALPGNLTMITTLLGTPWLPDLRGAMLFIEDVAEPPYRVDRLLFHLRNAGGLQNLAALVVGDFGWDPSDDKSRAQLRQSVLDATLGTNYPIILNFPYGHGRDRVTLPVGGVLRMRLDATTPELSIAVSPFIAPNFA; encoded by the coding sequence TTGAATGCGCTCGCGCCCGGATCTGTCTTCGGTATCTCCGCACCCGCCGGTCCGGTCAAGCCCGAAAAACTCGAACGAGCCGTCGCCCATCTGCACGATTTGGGTTACCGCACCAAGCTCTCCCCAAACGTGTTGTCGCAGGACGGATTTCTCTCCGCACACGATGACATTCGCTCGCGCGAGCTGCTCGCACTGTTCGCCGATCCTGAGGTCCACGCCGTCTGGAGTGCCCGTGGTGGAGTCGGCACGTCGCGCCTGCTTGCGGGGCTCGATCTCGGCGTCATTGCATCGTCCCGCAAACCGTTAATCGGCTTTTCAGATCTCACCGCCTTGCAATGGGCGCTCTGGGCCAAACTGCGGGCCGTCAGTTTCACGGGACCGCTCGCCGTTGAATTTGATGGTTCGCTTTCACCAGCTACGGAATCATGCGCCATGCGCGTGCTGGCGGGGGAGACCTTCAACTTGTTGGACGGATTCTCAGTCAATCCACTCGAATTTTTGCGCGGCGGCGCCACCGAAATCATTGCGCCAGCCCTGCCCGGGAATTTGACGATGATCACGACGCTGCTCGGCACGCCGTGGCTGCCAGACTTGCGCGGCGCTATGCTCTTCATCGAGGATGTCGCCGAGCCGCCTTATCGTGTGGATCGCCTGCTCTTTCATCTGCGCAACGCGGGCGGTCTGCAGAATCTCGCGGCGCTGGTCGTCGGCGACTTTGGTTGGGATCCCAGTGATGACAAATCCCGCGCACAACTTCGCCAAAGCGTGCTCGACGCGACGCTCGGCACGAACTACCCGATCATTCTGAATTTCCCCTACGGACACGGCCGCGACCGCGTGACCTTACCTGTAGGCGGCGTGTTGCGCATGCGACTGGATGCCACGACGCCTGAATTGTCCATTGCTGTCTCACCATTCATTGCGCCAAATTTCGCCTGA
- the purN gene encoding phosphoribosylglycinamide formyltransferase yields MRIAYFASGSGSTFQFLVESARTEQLPCDHALLICSNMNAFALSRARELDVPAEVIRRRDFPSPVEHGQALLKALRTAQCDAICLCGFLELIPPAVVQAYRNKIVNIHPALLPAFGGHGMYGKRVHEAVLQYGARITGATVHFVDEEYDHGPVIAQIPVRVDPADTPDSLAARVQAAEKNLYFGALRLLVRDRLRIHDRIVTILP; encoded by the coding sequence ATGCGTATCGCCTACTTCGCTTCCGGCAGCGGTTCAACGTTCCAATTTCTGGTCGAAAGCGCCCGTACCGAACAGCTTCCCTGCGACCACGCGTTGCTGATCTGTTCCAACATGAATGCGTTCGCCTTGAGCCGGGCGCGTGAACTGGACGTTCCCGCCGAAGTAATTCGCCGCCGCGACTTCCCGTCGCCTGTGGAACACGGCCAGGCGCTGCTAAAAGCATTGCGCACAGCGCAGTGCGATGCCATCTGTCTCTGCGGCTTTTTGGAGTTGATCCCACCTGCCGTCGTCCAGGCCTATCGGAATAAAATCGTCAACATCCATCCGGCCCTGTTGCCTGCCTTCGGCGGCCACGGTATGTATGGAAAACGAGTCCACGAAGCCGTGTTGCAGTACGGTGCGCGCATCACCGGTGCCACCGTCCATTTCGTGGATGAGGAATACGATCATGGCCCGGTCATCGCACAGATTCCTGTACGCGTGGATCCCGCCGACACGCCGGACTCCCTCGCCGCTCGCGTGCAGGCCGCGGAAAAGAACCTCTACTTCGGCGCATTGCGCCTGCTTGTCCGCGACCGGCTGCGTATTCACGACCGTATCGTAACGATCCTACCCTAA
- the purH gene encoding bifunctional phosphoribosylaminoimidazolecarboxamide formyltransferase/IMP cyclohydrolase, with product MIPIRRALLSVSDKTGLIELAQALHAHNVELIASGGTAKALLDHGLPVTEVAQFTGHPEAMEGRIKTLHPRIHGGLLARRDHTGDDADMQRLGLDPIDLLVVNFYPFQHTLSSGKSAEEINENIDVGGPSMVRAAVKNRAHVAILTNVAQYADFISEFNAQRGAVSPELADKLGRHAFMELVAYDGAIANWLNPDDFQALALHKSRALRYGENPHQQAALYAPFHIPAAGLVAADKLSGKQLSYNNLLDADGALALLGEFSECACVIIKHVTPCGVGLGGTVDQAIATALKTDPVSAFGGIVAVNRTFDETAARALADIFLEIILAPAFTDSAREILAKKKALRLITYDQAALDCRGVATEVRAIWGGYLVQDRDNGFPEWADAKVVTKRAPTNAELTALKLGWIVAKHVRSNAIVFASATGTLGIGAGQMSRVDSTRFAVLKAESAKLALANSVCASDAFFPFRDGLDLVASAGATAVVQPGGSVRDEEVITAADEHNIAMLFTGRRHFKH from the coding sequence ATGATCCCGATTCGCCGCGCTCTATTATCTGTCAGCGATAAGACTGGTCTCATTGAACTCGCGCAGGCCTTGCACGCCCACAACGTTGAGCTGATCGCTTCCGGCGGCACTGCCAAAGCGCTGCTTGATCACGGCCTGCCGGTCACCGAAGTCGCGCAATTCACCGGGCACCCTGAAGCGATGGAGGGACGTATCAAAACGCTGCATCCGCGCATTCATGGCGGCCTGCTCGCGCGGCGTGATCACACGGGTGACGACGCCGACATGCAGCGCCTGGGCCTCGATCCCATTGACCTGCTCGTCGTCAACTTCTATCCCTTCCAGCATACGCTTTCGTCGGGAAAATCCGCGGAAGAAATCAACGAGAACATTGATGTGGGCGGTCCTTCCATGGTGCGCGCCGCAGTCAAGAATCGTGCGCATGTTGCCATTCTTACGAATGTCGCGCAATACGCCGATTTTATCTCCGAGTTCAATGCGCAGCGCGGCGCCGTGTCCCCCGAGCTCGCGGACAAGCTGGGCCGCCATGCTTTCATGGAACTTGTCGCCTACGATGGCGCAATTGCCAACTGGCTGAACCCCGACGATTTCCAGGCCCTCGCGTTGCACAAGTCCCGCGCATTGCGCTATGGTGAGAATCCGCATCAGCAGGCCGCCCTCTATGCGCCATTCCACATTCCCGCCGCTGGACTCGTCGCCGCTGACAAGCTCTCGGGGAAGCAACTTTCCTACAACAACTTGCTCGACGCCGACGGCGCGCTCGCCTTGCTCGGAGAATTCTCCGAGTGCGCCTGCGTGATAATCAAGCATGTTACACCGTGCGGCGTTGGCTTGGGCGGTACGGTTGATCAAGCCATTGCCACGGCGCTCAAAACCGATCCGGTTTCGGCATTTGGAGGAATCGTCGCCGTCAATCGCACGTTCGACGAAACCGCCGCCCGGGCGTTGGCCGACATCTTCCTCGAGATCATCCTCGCGCCCGCGTTCACCGACAGCGCGCGCGAAATTCTCGCCAAGAAGAAAGCGCTGCGGCTCATCACCTACGATCAAGCCGCACTCGACTGCCGAGGAGTTGCCACGGAAGTTCGTGCCATATGGGGCGGCTATCTTGTGCAAGACCGCGACAACGGCTTCCCCGAATGGGCCGACGCCAAAGTCGTCACGAAGCGCGCGCCGACCAACGCTGAACTCACTGCGCTCAAGCTTGGTTGGATAGTTGCAAAACACGTTCGTTCCAACGCCATTGTCTTCGCCTCAGCGACCGGAACACTCGGCATCGGCGCCGGACAGATGTCGCGTGTGGACTCGACGCGCTTCGCCGTACTGAAAGCTGAGTCCGCCAAGCTCGCGCTCGCCAATTCTGTTTGTGCGTCTGACGCCTTCTTCCCCTTCCGCGACGGACTCGATCTCGTCGCGTCCGCCGGTGCCACCGCCGTTGTCCAGCCCGGCGGTTCTGTCCGCGATGAAGAAGTCATCACCGCCGCCGATGAACACAATATCGCCATGCTCTTTACGGGCCGCCGCCACTTCAAACACTGA
- a CDS encoding rod shape-determining protein gives MSFSLSGLFSNEIAIDLGTRNTLVFVKGKGILVREPSMVAIRKSDRKVIAIGNEAREMLGKTHRDLEVIRPMRDGVIDDDEVAEIMIRALIRKAQTNRLLRPRVIVCVPSGVTKSEKRIIRDSAEHAGAREVFLIAEPMAAALGVGLPVLDPIGNMVIDIGGGTTEIAVIALSGIITDTSIRVGGDELDESIIQFMRRNYNLLIGERTAEEIKTRIGSAAKLEQELSIVAKGRDLVEGVPKAVEINSIEIRDAIDEPISQIVDAVKNALEKTPPELAADIRDRGIIMTGGGALIRGLDVRLREETSLPVFLADDPLTCVVRGTGKVLDDMETYHRVLLPN, from the coding sequence ATGTCCTTTTCCCTATCGGGATTGTTCTCCAACGAGATCGCCATTGATCTCGGCACTCGCAACACCCTCGTCTTCGTCAAAGGCAAGGGGATTCTCGTGCGCGAACCTTCCATGGTCGCCATTCGCAAAAGCGACCGAAAAGTCATCGCCATCGGGAATGAAGCTCGCGAAATGCTCGGCAAAACCCATCGCGATCTTGAAGTCATCCGACCCATGCGCGACGGTGTGATTGACGACGATGAAGTCGCTGAAATCATGATCCGTGCCCTCATCCGCAAAGCGCAAACCAATCGCCTGCTGCGGCCGCGTGTCATTGTCTGCGTACCATCAGGCGTCACGAAATCTGAAAAACGGATCATTCGCGACAGCGCCGAGCACGCCGGCGCCCGCGAAGTTTTCCTGATCGCGGAGCCCATGGCCGCCGCGCTGGGCGTCGGTCTGCCGGTGTTGGACCCCATCGGAAACATGGTCATTGACATCGGCGGCGGCACCACGGAAATCGCGGTGATCGCCCTCTCCGGTATCATCACCGACACGTCAATTCGCGTCGGTGGCGACGAACTCGATGAGTCCATCATTCAGTTCATGCGCCGTAACTACAACCTGCTGATCGGTGAACGCACCGCCGAAGAGATCAAAACGCGAATCGGGTCCGCCGCCAAACTGGAACAAGAACTCTCCATCGTCGCCAAAGGACGCGACCTTGTAGAGGGCGTGCCCAAAGCCGTTGAAATCAATTCCATCGAAATTCGCGACGCCATTGACGAACCGATCTCGCAAATTGTGGACGCCGTCAAGAACGCCCTCGAAAAGACGCCACCCGAACTCGCCGCCGACATCCGGGATCGCGGTATCATCATGACCGGCGGCGGCGCGCTCATCCGCGGTCTCGACGTGCGCTTGCGTGAAGAGACGTCGCTGCCCGTATTCCTCGCGGACGATCCGCTGACGTGCGTCGTGCGCGGCACTGGCAAAGTGCTCGACGACATGGAAACCTATCACCGCGTACTGCTCCCCAACTAA